The following are from one region of the Ananas comosus cultivar F153 linkage group 20, ASM154086v1, whole genome shotgun sequence genome:
- the LOC109726044 gene encoding uncharacterized protein LOC109726044, producing the protein MVTNWENESFSNEPLSIVGIFPENYRVLKVDSSSNFALLSEVLSEVISKDLSFGLIPFFLYATVSTTSSAAVDSLLKLAKISKDQSALIQSLSANPDEELQQLQERMADHQRYLTTGRAYMLSGLSSHSMQRATALGNSTDSANLVGAYQTQSMVDMVRRSQMLGPPSPRSPVRPKGR; encoded by the exons ATGGTTACAAATTGGGAGAACGAATCATTTTCCAATGAACCCTTAAGT ATAGTAGGGATATTTCCAGAAAACTATAGAGTGCTCAAGGTTGATAGCAGTTCAAACTTTGCTCTTCTTTCTGAAGTACTTAGTGAAGTGATTTCCAAGGACTTATCATTTGGCTTGATCCCATTTTTCCTCTATGCTACT GTGAGCACTACCTCTTCAGCAGCTGTAGATTCATTATTGAAACTAGCAAAGATTTCTAAG GATCAAAGTGCTCTCATACAATCATTGTCCGCAAATCCCGATGAGGAGTTACAGCAGTTGCAAGAGAGAATGGCAGATCATCAAAGGTACCTAACCACAGGCCGCGCGTACATGCTTTCCGGTTTGAGCTCGCATTCTATGCAAAGGGCGACAGCATTGGGGAACTCGACCGACAGTGCTAACCTTGTTGGTGCCTATCAGACGCAATCCATGGTCGACATGGTGCGCCGATCGCAGATGCTGGGCCCACCGTCGCCTCGAAGTCCGGTCAGGCCAAAGGGAAGATAA
- the LOC109726045 gene encoding putative disease resistance protein RGA1 encodes MWIRSGLIKQPIHEKRSLEDIGEEYLNHLARKSLFDVKLSEEGYVMHDLLHDLAQLVSSGECLGIEDDGSRDIPETIRHLYVNRVPVNKVNPLMISHLKNLRTLIIHLNESFTAVDFNKVLKDLKSLRFLEVTAADYKFPDEVGKLIHLRYLSLSLSSGSNRENEITILPQSACRLYHLEVMRLPALTIDDSTLDAMDKIPWIGKLISLQELNNFRVREERSHKIDQLKNLQSLRKLGITSMENVTSLEEAADANLIEKKNLDELSLRWSRNRSGGLEVDEPLLDNLRPHTNLKELEIEGYAGVRSPCWMTEKSSLSNIRSITLSNCERWENLPPFGQLPLLKFLRLESMQAVKKLCCPTSVGGCAFPSLQKLYLKRMPDLELFEGEHMFPLLNELDIAFCPSLKGLPALPLTLSRLVIWTAGLTSLPMMQQDCSSGQGRASYSSSSHPALFELWICQCPNLTSLDGFMLQQQCFPALKSLCIVRCENLRHLPEKFFQKLPSLEDLTIIMCPNLTTHGILDDRLPETLEKLHLQSSGDLDLPLLESLPKSNNLRSLAIGGCASMTSLPTAEVFPRLSELSIWNCKELSSLDGLQALLPLHSCRIKDATTLRSNFHCCNTLGLTKYQPHASGVLSLNIDRPALLRRRTLRNLNTLLAS; translated from the coding sequence ATGTGGATACGTTCTGGGTTGATCAAGCAACCAATACATGAAAAGCGAAGTTTAGAGGATATAGGAGAGGAGTATTTAAACCATCTGGCAAGAAAATCCCTTTTTGATGTCAAACTAAGCGAGGAAGGTTATGTCATGCATGATCTGTTGCATGATCTAGCTCAGCTTGTCTCTTCAGGGGAATGTTTGGGAATTGAAGATGATGGTTCTAGAGATATTCCCGAAACAATCCGCCACTTATATGTCAACAGGGTACCTGTCAACAAGGTAAACCCTCTTATGATCTCCCATCTCAAGAACTTACGCACCCTTATTATTCATTTAAACGAGAGTTTCACTGCAGTAGATTTTAATAAAGttctaaaagatttaaaaagcTTACGCTTTCTAGAAGTGACTGCAGCTGACTATAAGTTTCCAGATGAAGTTGGTAAACTCATTCACCTCCGctacctctccctctccctctcttcagGGAGTAACAGAGAAAATGAGATAACTATTCTACCTCAATCTGCGTGTAGACTCTATCACCTAGAAGTAATGCGGCTTCCGGCACTGACAATAGATGATTCGACACTGGATGCAATGGACAAGATTCCTTGGATTGGCAAATTAATATCACTTCAGGAGTTAAACAATTTCCGTGTCCGTGAGGAGCGCAGCCATAAGATAGATCAATTAAAAAACCTGCAAAGCCTCCGAAAATTAGGCATTACGAGTATGGAAAATGTAACGAGTCTCGAAGAGGCTGCAGATGCCAACttgattgagaaaaaaaatcttgatgAATTGTCACTCCGTTGGTCTAGGAATCGCTCTGGTGGTCTAGAGGTAGATGAGCCACTTCTTGATAATTTAAGACCACATACCAATCTCAAGGAACTAGAAATTGAAGGATATGCCGGAGTTAGATCTCCATGTTGGATGACGGAGAAATCTTCTCTTTCTAATATAAGGTCTATCACACTATCCAACTGTGAGAGATGGGAGAACCTCCCACCTTTTGGGCAACTTCCTTTGCTCAAGTTTCTTCGTTTAGAAAGCATGCAGGCTGTAAAGAAATTATGTTGTCCAACAAGTGTTGGTGGTTGCGCCTTTCCATCACTACAGAAGCTATACTTGAAGAGGATGCCGGACTTGGAGTTGTTCGAAGGCGAGCACATGTTCCCTCTGCTTAATGAATTGGATATAGCTTTTTGTCCTAGCTTGAAGGGTTTGCCTGCTTTGCCTCTTACTCTAAGTCGACTGGTTATTTGGACGGCCGGATTGACTTCTCTTCCGATGATGCAACAAGATTGCAGTAGCGGCCAAGGACGAGCATCGTACTCATCATCATCGCATCCTGCACTTTTTGAACTATGGATTTGTCAGTGCCCAAACCTCACATCTCTAGATGGATTCATGTTACAGCAACAATGTTTTCCAGCCTTGAAGAGTTTATGCATTGTTAGATGTGAAAATCTAAGGCATTTGCCGGAAAAATTCTTCCAAAAACTTCCCTCCCTCGAGGATTTGACTATAATAATGTGTCCCAATCTCACGACACACGGGATTCTAGACGATCGATTGCCCGAGACACTTGAAAAACTCCACCTTCAATCAAGCGGCGATCTCGATTTGCCGCTACTGGAGTCATTGCCAAAATCGAACAATCTACGCTCCTTGGCGATTGGTGGTTGTGCAAGCATGACGTCCCTTCCTACGGCGGAAGTTTTTCCAAGGTTGTCGGAACTCAGCATCTGGAACTGTAAAGAGCTGTCGTCATTGGATGGGCTACAAGCTCTCCTCCCGCTCCATTCTTGTCGGATTAAGGATGCGACAACGCTGCGTTCGAACTTTCACTGTTGCAACACATTAGGCCTCACTAAATACCAGCCCCACGCTAGCGGAGTTCTTAGTCTTAATATCGACCGGCCAGCTCTGTTGCGCCGTCGAACATTGAGAAACCTCAACACTCTGTTAGCGAGTTAA
- the LOC109726046 gene encoding disease resistance protein RGA2-like: MALALVAQSAASVVIEKLIGAAVSFVGECGAGLSDVQKEIQRLRQAFPRIRAILTFVEEGQTVTTKQNEWLDAWLWQLRDAVDQAEDVLDEMEYYELEKAVKAGDNKVRQGTELNLKWKFTEFADNIFGNDDTLTRLRGAVKALDHVAAGSEPLLHLVTQLYNSDVKRQQEDEIRNARETSSFLTEDTIYGRDTEKERIVEWLTKPTSDEPENASATVGKVSAFAIVGMGGLGKTTLAQFIYHDEKVRKCFDLVLWVCVSDQFDVAMLTRKILEAANVRESLGDKSLNTIQEILKEKLISKKFFLVLDDVWADKKFLQWKSLVSPLKFGQHGSKILLTTRMDSVADTVASILRCKKESLTLTGLKKVDFMHLFNAHAFAGTNIDDHGNLKLIGEQIAKKLGGCPLAAKILGGCLNSCMDEKYWTLG; this comes from the coding sequence ATGGCTTTGGCCTTGGTGGCTCAGTCCGCGGCGTCGGTGGTAATCGAGAAGCTGATCGGCGCGGCCGTATCCTTCGTGGGGGAGTGCGGCGCCGGGCTGAGCGACGTGCAGAAGGAGATCCAGAGGCTTCGTCAGGCTTTTCCACGGATTCGAGCGATCTTGACTTTCGTCGAGGAGGGGCAGACTGTCACTACGAAGCAAAACGAGTGGCTCGACGCCTGGCTGTGGCAACTCAGAGATGCTGTCGATCAGGCGGAGGATGTGCTTGATGAGATGGAGTACTACGAGCTGGAGAAGGCAGTGAAAGCTGGAGATAACAAAGTACGACAAGGTACTGAACTCAACTTAAAATGGAAGTTTACTGAGTTTGCTGACAATATCTTTGGAAATGACGACACTTTGACGAGGTTGAGGGGGGCCGTGAAGGCGTTAGATCATGTTGCTGCTGGTAGTGAGCCTTTACTTCACCTTGTTACGCAGCTATACAATTCGGATGTTAAGCGTCAACAGGAAGATGAGATACGAAATGCCCGTGAGACTAGCTCCTTCTTAACTGAGGATACAATTTACGGTCGAGACACGGAGAAGGAAAGGATAGTTGAATGGTTAACAAAACCGACAAGCGATGAGCCGGAGAATGCTTCTGCAACTGTCGGAAAGGTCTCGGCTTTTGCGATCGTTGGCATGGGTGGGTTGGGAAAGACCACTCTCGCGCAGTTCATCTACCACGATGAAAAAGTGCGGAAGTGCTTCGACTTGGTTTTGTGGGTGTGTGTTTCCGATCAATTTGATGTGGCTATGCTGACAAGAAAGATCTTGGAAGCGGCGAATGTTCGGGAGAGCCTTGGCGACAAGAGCCTTAATACAATTCAAGAGATTCTTAAAGAAAAGCTGATCTCCAAGAAGTTTTTTCTTGTACTAGACGATGTATGGGctgataaaaaatttcttcaatGGAAGAGTTTGGTGAGTCCTTTAAAATTTGGACAACATGGAAGCAAGATTCTGTTGACAACTCGAATGGATTCAGTGGCGGACACGGTAGCCAGTATTCTACGATGTAAAAAAGAGTCTTTAACATTAACTGGGTTAAAAAAAGTTGATTTTATGCATCTTTTCAATGCGCATGCATTTGCTGGAACGAATATTGATGATCATGGAAACTTAAAATTGATTGGTGAGCAAATAGCAAAGAAGCTTGGGGGATGCCCATTGGCAGCAAAAATTTTGGGCGGATGTTTGAACTCTTGCATGGATGAAAAATACTGGACATTAGGATGA
- the LOC109725987 gene encoding uncharacterized protein LOC109725987 has protein sequence MVSFSTSYCLLSLLSPSPSSLSSSSISARSRAPPMATSSSAAAPPRLVVACSSPPRAGSFPEPPNLGPQRATFSHFGLSANEDARLRSSYKWQRVLLKVSGEALAGDHTQNIDPTITMSIAREVASVTRLGIEVAVVVGGGNIFRGASWAGCSGLDRSSADYIGMLATVMNAIFLQATMESIGIPTRVQTAFRMSEVAEPYIRRRAIRHLEKGRVVIFAAGTGNPFFTTDTAAALRCAEIGAEVVLKATNVDGVFDEDPKHNPNARLLETLSYQEVTTRDLSVMDMTAITLCQENNIPVVVFNLNKPGNIAKAIVGEKVGTLIGGTTRNLQLQYEGSF, from the exons ATGGTCTCCTTTTCTACTTCTTACtgcctcctctctcttctctctccctctccctcctctctctcctcctcctccatctccgCGAGGTCCCGAGCTCCGCCCATGGCGACCTCTTCGTCCGCGGCGGCGCCTCCTCGTTTGGTCGTGGCATGCTCCTCCCCTCCCCGCGCTGGCTCTTTTCCGGAGCCCCCCAATTTAGG ACCTCAAAGAGCAACTTTCTCTCATTTTGGACTTTCGGCCAATGAAGATGCCAGGCTCAGGTCTTCATATAAATGGCAGAGGGTTTTGCTGAAAGTCAGCGGTGAAGCGCTTGCTGGAGATCACACGCAAAATATTGATCCAACA ATTACAATGTCGATTGCCAGAGAAGTTGCTTCCGTCACTAGACTTGGTATAGAG GTTGCTGTTGTAGTCGGTGGTGGTAATATCTTCCGTGGAGCCTCTTGGGCTGGCTGTAGTGGTCTTGACCGTTCCTCAGCAGATTACATTGG TATGCTAGCAACTGTGATGAATGCGATATTCCTGCAAGCAACAATGGAGAGCATTGGGATTCCCACACGCGTCCAAACCGCGTTTCGCATGTCAGAAGTCGCGGAGCCATACATAAGACGAAGGGCAATAAGGCATTTAGAGAAGGGTAGAGTTGTTATATTTGCTGCCGGAACAGGCAATCCCTTCTTCACCACAGATACTGCTGCTGCTCTCCGTTGCGCAGAGA TTGGCGCAGAGGTCGTGCTTAAAGCAACAAATGTAGATGGTGTATTCGATGAAGATCCCAAGCATAACCCAAATGCTCGCCTTCTCGAAACCCTAAGCTATCAGGAGGTGACCACCAGAGATCTCTCTGTAATGGACATGACTGCTATTACCCTCTGCCAAGAGAATAACATTCCTG TTGTTGTGTTCAACTTGAATAAACCTGGAAATATTGCGAAAGCTATCGTGGGCGAGAAGGTCGGCACATTGATCGGGGGCACCACAAGAAATCTGCAGCTGCAGTATGAAGGGAGTTTTTAA